In one Acipenser ruthenus chromosome 10, fAciRut3.2 maternal haplotype, whole genome shotgun sequence genomic region, the following are encoded:
- the LOC117405248 gene encoding vitellogenin has translation MTWHIQYPHSAFTMRGILLALTIALVGSQQTKYEPSFSGSKTYQYKYEGVILTGLPEKGLARAGLKVHCKVEISEVAQKTYLLKILNPEIQEYNGIWPKAPFYPASKLTQALASQLTQPIKFQYRNGQVGDIFASEDVSDTVLNIQRGILNMLQLTIKTTQNVYGLQENGIAGICEASYVIQEDRKANQIIVTKSKDLNNCNEKIKMDIGMAYSHTCSNCRKIRKNSRGTAAYTYILKPTDAGTLITQATSQEVHQLTPFNEMTGAAITEARQKLILEDAKVVHVTVPEQELKNRGSIQYQFASEILQTPIQLFKTRSPETKIKEVLQHLVQNNQQQVQSDAPSKFLQLTQLLRACTHENIEGIWRQYEKTQLYRRWILDALPAAATPTAFRFISQRIMKRDLTDAEAIQTLVTAMHLVQTNHQIVQMAAELVFDRANLKCPVLRKHAVLAYGSMVNRYCAETLNCREEALKPLHDFANDAISRAHEEETVLALKALGNAGQPSSIKRIQKCLPGFSSGASQLPVKIQVDAVMALRNIAKKEPGKVQELTMQLFMDHQLHSEVRMVASMVLLETRPSMALVATLAEALLKETSLQVASFTYSHMKALTRSTAPENHALSSACNVAVKLLSRKLDRLSYRYSKAMHMDTFKYPLMAGAAANIHIINNAASILPSAVVMKLQAYILAATADPLEIGLHTEGLQEVLMQNHEHIDQMPSAGKIQQIMKMLSGWKSVPSEKTLASAYIKLFGQEISFSRLDKKTIQEALQAVREPVERQTVIKRVVNQLERGAAAQLSKPLLVAEVRRILPTCIGLPMEMSIYVSAVTTADINVQAHITPSPTNDFNVAQLLNSNIVLHTDVTPSIAMHTIAVMGINTHVIQTGVELHVKARTTVPMKFTAKIDLKEKNFKIESEPCQQETEVLSLSAQAFAISRNVEDLDAAKKNPLLPEEAVRDILNEQFNSGTEDSNERERAGKFARPSAEMMSQELMNSGEHQNRRGSRATRSACAKAKNFGFEVCFEGKSENVAFLRDSPLYKIIGQHHCKIALKPSHSSEATIEKIQLELQTGNKAASKIIRVVAMQSLAEADEMKGNILKKLNKLLTVDGETQGSTLRGFKRRSSSSSSSSSSSSSSSSSSSSSSSQQSRTEKRMEQDKLTENLERDRDHMRGKQSRNKKQEWKNKQKKHHKQLLSSSSSSSSSSSSGSNSSSSSSSSSSSSSRSHNHRNNTRTLSKSKRYQNNNNSSSSSGSSSSSEEIQKNPEIFAYRFRSHRDKLGSQNKRGRMSSSSSSSSSSSSQSTLNSKQDAKFLGDSSPPIFAFVARAVRSDGLQQGYQVAAYTDNRVSRPRVQLLVTEIIEKSRWQICADAILPSNYKAMAIMRWGEECQDYKVAVNAVTGRLASHPSLQIKAKWSRIPRAAKQTQNILAEYVPGAAFMLGFSQKEQRNPSKQFKIILAVTSPNTIDTLIKAPKITLFKQAVQIPVQIPMEPSDAERRSPGLASIMNEIPFLIEEATKSKCVAQENKFITFDGVKFSYQMPGGCYHILAQDCRSKVRFMVMLKRASVSKNMRAVNAKIYNKDIDILPTTKGSVRLLINNNEIPLSQLPFTDSSGNIHIKRADEGVSVSAQQYGLESLYFDGKTVQVKVTSEMRGKTCGLCGHNDGERRKEFRMPDGRQAKSPNSFAHSWVVPGENCNGGCKLLRNHVELGKTVFLAGEHSKCYSTEPVLKCAAGCLPTETAPVTVGFHCLPAGTVINTGDYGSLAEKSEDMEETVVAHTQCSCQADQCTDM, from the exons ATGACCTGGCATATTCAGTACCCTCATTCAGCCTTCACAATGAGGGGAATCCTGCTAGCACTAACTATAGCTCTTGTGG ggaGCCAACAGACAAAGTATG AACCAAGTTTCAGTGGAAGCAAGACCTATCAGTACAAGTATGAAGGTGTGATTCTGACTGGCCTCCCTGAAAAAGGATTGGCAAGAGCTGGACTGAAAGTGCACTGCAAAGTGGAGATCAGTGAAGTGGCACAGAAAACATACCTGCTGAAG ATTCTGAATCCAGAAATTCAGGAGTATAATGGGATCTGGCCAAAGGCCCCATTCTACCCAGCATCCAAGCTGACGCAGGCACTGGCAAGTCAGCTAACCCAGCCAATTAAGTTTCAGTACAGGAATGGCCAGGTTGGGGACATTTTTGCCTCTGAAGACGTGTCTGACACCGTCCTCAACATCCAGAGGGGGATCCTGAACATGCTGCAACTAACCATCAAGACCACACAGAATGTGTACGGTCTGCAGGAG AATGGCATTGCAGGTATCTGTGAGGCAAGCTATGTCATCCAGGAAGACAGGAAAGCTAATCAAATCATTGTCACAAAATCCAAAGATCTGAATAACTGCAACGAGAAAATCAAGATGGATATTGGCATGGCTTATTCACACACATGCTCAAACTGCAGAAAG aTTAGAAAGAACTCCAGGGGTACTGCTGCCTACACTTACATCCTGAAGCCCACAGACGCTGGCACTCTGATCACTCAAGCCACTTCACAAGAGGTGCACCAGCTCACTCCATTTAATGAAATGACTGGCGCTGCCATCACTGAAGCAAG GCAGAAGCTTATTTTGGAGGATGCTAAAGTAGTCCACGTAACTGTTCCAGAGCAAGAGTTAAAGAACCGAGGGTCTATTCAGTACCAGTTTGCCTCTGAAATTCTCCAGACCCCAATTCAGCTTTTTAAGACTAGAAGCCCGGAGACTAAG ATCAAAGAAGTCCTTCAGCATCTTGTCCAGAACAATCAGCAGCAGGTTCAATCTGATGCCCCCTCCAAGTTCCTGCAGCTTACTCAGCTGCTACGGGCCTGCACCCATGAAAACATTGAGGGCATCTGGAGGCAGTACGAAAAAACACAGCTTTACAG GCGCTGGATTCTGGATGCACTCCCTGCGGCTGCTACACCCACTGCATTCAGGTTCATCAGCCAGAGGATCATGAAGAGAGATCTCACAGACGCTGAAGCAATCCAGACTCTAGTCACTGCAATGCACTTAGTCCAAACGAACCACCAAATAGTGCAAATGGCTGCT GAACTGGTGTTTGACCGGGCTAATCTGAAATGCCCTGTACTTCGTAAACATGCTGTGCTGGCGTATGGCTCCATGGTGAACAGATACTGTGCAGAGACTCTCAATTGCCGTGAGGAAGCTTTGAAG CCCCTCCATGACTTTGCCAATGATGCTATAAGCAGAGCCCATGAAGAGGAGACAGTCCTTGCCTTGAAGGCTTTGGGCAATGCAGGACAGCCTTCTAGTATCAAGCGCATCCAGAAATGCCTACCAGGGTTTTCCTCTGGAGCTTCACAGCTTCCAGTCAAAATTCAAGTAGATGCTGTGATGGCTCTCAGGAACATCGCCAAGAAGGAACCAGGAAAG GTGCAAGAACTTACCATGCAACTCTTTATGGATCACCAGCTTCACTCTGAGGTCAGAATGGTTGCCTCCATGGTTCTGCTTGAAACCAGACCCAGCATGGCACTGGTGGCAACGCTAGCTGAGGCCCTGCTGAAGGAGACCAGTTTGCAAGTGGCCAGTTTCACCTACTCCCACATGAAGGCTCTCACTAGAAGTACTGCCCCAGAGAACCATGCACT ATCTTCAGCCTGTAACGTAGCTGTTAAACTGCTCAGTCGTAAACTTGACAGGCTGAGCTATCGGTACAGCAAGGCTATGCACATGGATACTTTCAAAT ATCCACTGATGGCTGGAGCAGCGGCAAACATCCATATAATTAACAACGCAGCCAGCATCCTCCCATCAGCTGTGGTGATGAAATTACAAGCTTACATTCTCGCTGCAACCGCTGATCCTCTGGAG ATTGGTTTACATACAGAAGGCCTGCAGGAGGTTCTAATGCAAAACCATGAGCACATAGACCAAATGCCTTCAGCTGGGAAGATCCAGCAAATTATGAAGATG cTCAGTGGATGGAAGTCTGTACCGTCGGAGAAAACCCTAGCGTCCGCATACATCAAGCTGTTTGGACAAGAGATTTCCTTTTCTCGACTGGATAAGAAAACCATTCAAGAAGCTCTGCAG GCGGTCAGAGAGCCGGTGGAGAGGCAGACTGTGATAAAGAGGGTAGTGAACCAGCTTGAGAGAGGAGCAGCTGCACAGTTGTCCAAGCCCTTACTGGTCGCTGAAGTGCGGCGGATTTTGCCCACTTGCATCGGCCTTCCAATGGAAATGAGCATCTATGTGTCTGCTGTGACAACTGCTGAtataaatg TTCAAGCTCACATCACACCTTCTCCCACCAATGATTTCAATGTGGCTCAGTTACTGAATTCCAACATCGTGCTTCATACTGATGTCACCCCCag TATTGCTATGCACACTATCGCAGTGATGGGCATCAATACCCATGTGATTCAGACCGGAGTGGAATTACATGTTAAAGCGCGCACAACAGTCCCAATGAAGTTTACAGCAAAGATTGACTTGAAGGAAAAGAACTTCAAGATTGAATCTGAACCCTGCCAGCAGGAGACTGAAGTCCTGTCTTTAAG tgctCAGGCTTTCGCTATATCGAGAAACGTTGAAGATCTGGATGCCGCCAAAAAAAACCCACTGTTACCAGAAGAAGCCGTGAGAGACATATTGAACGAACAGTTCAATTCAGGGACAGAAGATTCAAATGAAAGAGAAAGAGCCGGGAAATTT GCCAGGCCCTCTGCTGAGATGATGTCCCAAGAGCTGATGAACTCCGGCGAGCATCAGAACCGTAGAGGCTCTCGTGCAACGCGAAGTGCCTGCGCCAAGGCCAAGAATTTTGGATTTGAAGTTTGCTTTGAGGGAAAATCCGAAAATGTTGCTTTTCTCAGAGACTCCCCACTTTACAAGATAATTGGGCAACATCATTGTAAAATAGCCCTGAAACCAT CACACAGTAGTGAAGCAACAATAGAGAAGATTCAGCTTGAACTCCAAACAGGGAATAAAGCAGCATCTAAAATCATCAGAGTTGTTGCAATGCAGAGTCTTGCAGAAGCAGATGAAATGAAGGGCAACATcctgaaaaaactaaataaactccTGACAGTAGATGGTGAGACCCAG GGTTCAACGCTCAGAGGATTTAAACGAAGGTCTTCTAGTTCATCTTCCAGCTCTTCTTCCAGCTCATCTTCTAGCTCATCTTCCAGCTCATCTTCTAGCCAGCAATCTAGGACAGAGAAAAGAATGGAGCAGGACAAACTTACTGAGAACCTGGAGCGTGACAGAGATCACATGCGGGGCAAGCAGTCTAGAAACAAGAAACAGGAGTGGAAGAACAAGCAGAAGAAGCACCACAAGCAGCTtcttagcagcagcagcagcagcagcagcagcagttctaGTGGCAGCAattctagcagcagcagcagcagcagcagcagcagcagcagcaggagtcACAATCATAGAAATAATACCCGAACCCTCAGTAAGTCCAAGAGgtatcaaaacaacaacaacagctctTCTAGCAGCGGGTCCAGTTCATCTTCAGAGgag ATTCAGAAAAATCCCGAAATCTTTGCATATCGTTTCAGATCTCATCGTGACAAG CTGGGTTCCCAGAACAAGAGAGGGAGAATGTCCTCTTCATCATCCAGCTCTTCCAGCAGCAGCAGTCAATCCACATTGAATTCCAAGCAAGAT GCTAAGTTCCTGGGAGACTCCTCTCCTCCTATATTTGCCTTTGTGGCTCGTGCTGTGAGGAGCGATGGCTTACAGCAAGGTTACCAGGTTGCCGCCTACACTGACAACAGAGTGTCTCGACCCAGAGTGCAGCTGCTGGTTACGGAAATCATTGAGAAAAGCAGGTGGCAAATCTGCGCAGACGCTATATTGCCCAGCAATTATAAAGCAATG GCCATCATGAGATGGGGTGAGGAATGCCAGGACTACAAGGTTGCTGTTAATGCTGTGACTGGCCGTTTAGCATCTCACCCGTCTCTGCAAATAAAAGCAAAGTGGAGTAGGATTCCTCGGGCAGCAAAGCAAACCCAAAATAT ACTTGCTGAATATGTTCCAGGAGCTGCATTCATGCTAGGATTTTCACAGAAGGAGCAGAGAAACCCATCTAAGCAGTTCAAAATAATTTTGGCAGTAACTTCACCAAATACTATCGACACACTCATAAAGGCACCAAAG atAACACTGTTCAAGCAAGCTGTGCAAATTCCTGTTCAAATACCCATGGAGCCAAGTGATGCAGAACGGAGATCGCCAGGACTGGCATCCATCATGAATGAAATTCCATTCTTAATTGAAGAAGCAACCAAAT CTAAGTGTGTGGCACAGGAGAACAAATTTATCACATTTGATGGTGTGAAATTCTCCTATCAAATGCCTGGTGGCTGCTATCACATCCTCGCCCAGGACTGCAGGTCAAAAGTGAGGTTTATGGTAATGCTGAAGCGAGCTTCAGTGTCAAAAAATATGCGAGCTGTGAACGCCAAAATCTACAATAA AGACATTGACATCTTACCCACTACCAAAGGCTCTGTCAGGCTGTTGATTAACAATAATGAGATACCACTCTCCCAGCTTCCATTCACCGACTCATCAG GTAACATTCATATCAAGAGAGCAGACGAAGGGGTGTCTGTGAGTGCTCAGCAATATGGTCTGGAATCTTTGTACTTCGACGGGAAGACAGTGCAGGTCAAGGTCACCTCGGAGATGAGAGGAAAGACATGCGGACTCTGCGGACACAATGACGGCGAGAGAAGAAAGGAGTTCCGCATGCCAGATGGGCGCCAGGCCAAGAGCCCCAACAGTTTCGCCCACTCCTGGGTTGTGCCTGGAGAAAACTGCAACGGAG GCTGCAAGCTTCTGCGTAATCATGTAGAACTTGGCAAGACGGTTTTCCTAGCAGGAGAACATTCAAAGTGTTATTCCACAGAGCCTGTGCTGAAGTGTGCCGCTGGGTGCTTGCCAACTGAGACCGCTCCCGTAACAGTTGGT